A single window of Cryptococcus neoformans var. neoformans JEC21 chromosome 3 sequence DNA harbors:
- a CDS encoding expressed protein: MELTSFFLESFEDILVNDVNAFIETVLNDLPTSVTVHDAFRTSQIAVTLTHSFPFPSSVMMATSQS; the protein is encoded by the coding sequence ATGGAATTAACCTCGTTTTTCCTTGAATCATTTGAAGACATCTTAGTCAACGACGTCAATGCGTTCATTGAAACCGTCTTAAATGACCTCCCCACCTCAGTGACGGTGCACGATGCGTTCCGAACATCCCAAATTGCTGTCACTTTAACACACtcatttccctttccctcttcagTGATGATGGCGACGAGCCAATCCTAG